Proteins encoded within one genomic window of Coprococcus phoceensis:
- the fabZ gene encoding 3-hydroxyacyl-ACP dehydratase FabZ, translating into MRYLSTKQIQEIIPHRHPFLLVDYIEDYEPGVFATGYKCVTYREDFFAGHFPQEPVMPGVLTVEALAQVGAVAILAKEENRGKIAYFGGIQKCKFKGKIVPGDKVKLETKIIRQKGPVGVGEAVASVDGKIVVSAELTFMIG; encoded by the coding sequence ATGAGGTATTTGAGTACAAAACAGATTCAGGAAATCATTCCGCACAGACATCCGTTTCTTTTGGTGGATTACATTGAGGATTATGAGCCGGGTGTGTTTGCTACAGGATATAAATGTGTCACATACAGAGAAGATTTTTTTGCCGGACATTTCCCTCAGGAACCGGTTATGCCGGGTGTGCTGACAGTGGAGGCGTTGGCGCAGGTTGGCGCAGTTGCAATTCTTGCAAAAGAAGAGAATCGTGGAAAAATTGCATATTTCGGAGGAATTCAGAAGTGCAAATTTAAAGGAAAGATTGTACCCGGAGATAAAGTGAAGCTGGAGACGAAGATTATTCGGCAAAAAGGACCGGTCGGAGTCGGTGAAGCGGTAGCAAGTGTAGATGGGAAAATAGTAGTCAGCGCAGAATTGACATTTATGATTGGATAG
- the accB gene encoding acetyl-CoA carboxylase biotin carboxyl carrier protein, whose amino-acid sequence MEFEQLVKLIDVVSKSALNSFKYEEKGVKLSLQKESSAKAVTVYQEEELPIPEAPVRAEKQEGCVVKSPLVGTFYTAPSEDADPFVQVGDQVKSGQTLAIVEAMKLMNEIESEYTGEIKEVLVENGQMVEYGQPLFRIG is encoded by the coding sequence ATGGAATTTGAACAGCTTGTGAAATTGATTGATGTGGTGTCAAAGTCCGCATTGAATAGTTTTAAATATGAAGAAAAGGGCGTAAAGCTATCTTTGCAAAAAGAAAGTTCCGCAAAAGCGGTAACTGTTTATCAGGAGGAAGAACTTCCGATACCGGAAGCACCTGTAAGGGCAGAAAAACAAGAGGGGTGTGTGGTAAAGTCTCCGTTAGTTGGAACTTTTTATACGGCTCCTTCGGAAGATGCGGATCCATTTGTACAGGTTGGCGATCAGGTGAAAAGCGGTCAGACACTTGCAATTGTGGAGGCGATGAAACTGATGAATGAGATTGAGAGTGAATACACAGGAGAAATCAAGGAAGTTTTGGTGGAAAATGGGCAGATGGTGGAATATGGACAACCATTGTTCCGCATCGGATAG